One segment of Ziziphus jujuba cultivar Dongzao chromosome 12, ASM3175591v1 DNA contains the following:
- the LOC107428142 gene encoding MAP3K epsilon protein kinase 1-like isoform X1, which yields MARQMTSTHFHKKTLDNKYMLGDEIGKGAYGRVYKGLDLENGDFVAIKQVSLENIAQEDLNIIMQEIDLLKNLNHKNIVKYLGSLKTKTHLHIVLEYVENGSLANIIKPNKFGPFPESLVAVYIAQVLEGLVYLHEQGVIHRDIKGANILTTKEGLVKLADFGVATKLTEADVNTHSVVGTPYWMAPEVIEMSGVCAASDIWSVGCTVIELLTCVPPYYDLQPMPALFRIVQDDHPPIPDSLSPDITDFLRQCFKKDARQRPDAKTLLSHPWIQNCRRALQSSIRNSGSIRIIQDPMDGEISNGDHQSSGGSHSAEKAELATSVINTETRKELLSTEAIDMNKSDQDQDSESNLVEERADNVEDDLRLDQVPTLAIHEKSSLQNSSGIISSDGQRVTSGQADANNREVLSNGEVKSHEPMLENGGKESSLFVGSKSFGFGKRNQDHSSQKATKMSATMGGNELSRFSDTPGDASLDDLFNPLDKLPEDRGMVASTSASTSHPNKGNASLTDPGKNDLATKLRATIAQKQMENENGPANGGGGNLLRLMMGVLKDDVIDIDGLVFDEKLPGENLFPLQAVEFSRLVGCLRPDGSEDVIASACQKLIAIFHQRPEQKLVFITQHGLLPLMELLEVPKTRVICSVLQIINQLIKDNTDFQENACLVGLIPVVMSFAVPDRPREIRMEAAYFLQQLCQSSPLTLQMFIACRGIPVLVGFLEADYAKYREMVHLAIDGMWQVFKLQRSTPRNDFCRIAAQNGILRRLINTLHSLNEATRLATISGSVGGGFPLEGSTQRPRSGSLDPNHPIFVQNEASLSAADQLDLTKVRHGIVDNHLSTVTSEPLHTSISNSQRVDVKQSDLLHHHLDTERPQSSNAAPEAPVTSKLPDPTSLEKVANLATKEPSATTSRTDIDHRQQRATIAGNRTSTDRPPKLMEGASNGFPTTLLTQQEHVRPLLSLLDKEPPSRHFSGQLEYVRHFSGLERHETILPLLHASNEKKTNGELDFLMAEFADVSQRGRESGNVDAAARISHKTVSKKIGPPPSNEGTASTSGIASQTASGVLSGSGVLNARPGSATSSGLLSHMVSTLNADVARDYLEKVADLLLEFAQADTTVKAHMCSQSLLNRLFQMFNKVEPPILLKILKCINHLSTDPNCLENLQRADAIKYLIPNLELKEGSLVSQIHTEVLNALFNLCKINKRRQEQAAENGIIPHLMRFIESDSPLKQYALPLLCDMAHASRNSREQLRAHGGLDVYLSLLEDQVWSVIALDSIAVCLAHDNDNRKVEQALLKKDAVQKLVKFFQCCPEQHFVHILEPFLKIITKSSRINTTLAVNGLTPLLIARLDHQDAIARLNLLKLIKAVYEHHPRPKQLIVENDLPQKLQDLIEERRDGQRSGGQVLVKQMATSLLKALHINTVL from the exons ATGGCTCGGCAAATGACGTCGACGCACTTCCACAAGAAGACGCTCGACAACAAATAT ATGCTCGGAGATGAGATTGGCAAAGGAGCATATGGTAGAGTTTACAAGGGTTTGGATTTGGAGAATGGAGACTTTGTTGCAATTAAACAAGTTTCTTTGGAGAATATTGCACAGGAGGATCTCAATATCATCATG CAAGAGATTGATTTACTTAAG aATTTGAACCACAAAAACATTGTCAAATATCTTGGATCCTTAAAGACAAAGACTCACCTTCACATAGTTCTTGA GTATGTGGAAAATGGTTCACTTGCAAATATTATCAAGCCAAATAAGTTTGGACCTTTTCCAGAATCATTGGTTGCTGTCTACATTGCGCAG GTTTTGGAAGGCTTGGTTTATCTGCATGAACAGGGTGTAATTCATCGGGACATTAAGGGTGCAAACATATTGACAACTAAAGAG GGTCTTGTGAAACTTGCTGATTTTGGTGTTGCTACGAAATTGACCGAGGCTGATGTCAATACACATTCAGTTGTTGGAACTCCATATTGGATGGCCCCAGAg GTAATTGAAATGTCGGGGGTTTGTGCCGCTTCTGACATATGGAGTGTTGGTTGCACTGTGATTGAACTTCTTACTTGCGTGCCTCCTTACTATGATCTACAGCCCATGCCAGCTTTGTTTCGTATAGTTCAG GATGACCATCCTCCAATACCTGATAGCCTATCTCCTGACATTACTGATTTTCTGCGGCAGTGCTTTAAGAAG GATGCTAGGCAAAGGCCTGATGCAAAAACACTGCTTTCTCACCCTTGGATACAAAACTGTAGGCGGGCTTTGCAGTCTTCCATTCGAAATAGTGGATCAATAAG GATTATACAAGACCCAATGGATGGGGAAATCTCCAATGGAGATCATCAAAGTTCTGGTGGAAGCCATTCTGCAGAGAAAGCAGAATTAGCTACTTCTGTTATAAATACT GAGACTAGGAAAGAGTTATTATCAACTGAAGCCATTGATATGAACAAGTCTGATCAGGATCAAGATTCAGAGTCAAATCTTGTTGAAGAAAGGGCAGATAATGTAGAAGATGATCTTCGGTTGGATCAGGTTCCCACCTTAGCTATCCATGAAAAGTCATCTCTGCAAAATAGTTCTGGCATAATTTCTTCTGATGGTCAAAGGGTTACCTCTGGTCAAGCTGATGCAAACAACCGGGAAGTTCTGTCTAATGGTGAGGTGAAATCTCATGAGCCAATGTTGGAAAATGGAGGGAAAGAAAGTTCTTTATTTGTTGGGAGTAAATCGTTTGGTTTTGGAAAGAGAAATCAAGATCATAGTTCTCAAAAG GCCACAAAGATGTCCGCAACCATGGGTGGAAATGAGCTGAGTAGATTTAGTGACACTCCAGGAGATGCTTCCTTGGATGATCTATTTAATCCGTTAGATAAACTTCCAGAAGATCGAGGAATGGTGGCCTCAACATCTGCATCCACATCACATCCCAACAAAGGCAATGCATCTCTAACAGATCCTGGGAAAAATGACCTTGCTACCAAGTTGAGGGCTACAATTGCTCAAAAACAAATGGAAAATGAGAATGGGCCTGCAAATGGTGGTGGCGGTAACCTGTTACGCCTTATGATGGGTGTTCTGAAAGATGATGTGATTGATATTGATGGTTTG GTCTTTGATGAGAAGTTGCCTGGAGAAAACCTGTTCCCCCTACAG GCTGTTGAGTTTAGCAGATTAGTTGGGTGTTTGAGACCAGATGGATCAGAAGATGTTATTGCATCTGCTTGTCAGAAACTTATTGCTATATTCCATCAACGCCCTGAGCAGAAACTTGTTTTTATTACCCAGCATGGTTTGCTCCCCCTAATGGAATTGCTTGAAGTCCCAAAAACTCGT GTCATTTGTTCTGTGCTTCAAATTATAAATCAGCTAATCAAAGATAATACTGATTTCCAGGAAAATGCTTGTCTTGTTGGTCTG ATCCCTGTAGTAATGAGCTTTGCGGTACCTGATCGTCCCCGGGAAATTCGTATGGAGGCAGCTTATTTTTTGCAGCAACTTTGTCAGTCAAG CCCCTTGACGTTGCAAATGTTCATAGCATGTCGTGGAATACCTGTTTTGGTTGGCTTTCTGGAGGCTGATTATGCAAAGTACAG GGAAATGGTTCATTTAGCTATCGATGGCATGTGGCAAGTCTTTAAGCTTCAGCGTTCAACCCCCAGAAATGATTTTTGTCGCATAGCTGCACAGAATGGAATACTGCGGAGGCTTATCAACACACTTCATAGCTTGAATGAAGCAACTCGATTAGCTACCATATCTGGATCTGTTGGCGGTGGATTTCCCCTTGAGGGATCAACCCAACGTCCACGATCTGGTTCACTGGATCCTAACCATCCTATTTTTGTTCAAAATGAGGCATCACTTTCAGCAGCTGATCAGCTTGATCTCACCAAGGTCAGACATGGAATAGTTGATAATCATCTTTCAACTGTAACATCAGAACCTTTGCATACTTCAATATCAAATTCGCAAAGAGTAGATGTCAAACAATCAGATTTGCTACATCATCACTTGGATACTGAAAGACCTCAATCTAGCAATGCAGCACCAGAGGCTCCGGTTACTTCAAAATTGCCAGATCCAACATCTTTAGAAAAAGTAGCTAACCTTGCAACCAAGGAACCTTCAGCTACCACTTCACGGACAGATATTGACCATAGACAGCAGCGGGCCACTATTGCTGGTAACAGGACATCCACTGATCGACCTCCAAAATTGATGGaaggtgcatcaaatggttttcctACAACACTTCTTACGCAGCAAGAGCATGTACGGCCTCTTCTTAGCTTGTTGGACAAGGAACCACCTTCTCGACATTTCTCTGGTCAGCTTGAGTATGTACGCCATTTCTCTGGTCTTGAGAGACATGAAACTATTTTGCCCCTTCTACATGCCTCAAATGAGAAAAAGACGAATGGGGAACTCGATTTCCTAATGGCAGAATTTGCTG ATGTCTCTCAACGTGGAAGAGAAAGTGGGAATGTTGATGCTGCTGCTAGAATATCTCATAAAACAGTGAGTAAGAAGATAGGACCACCGCCATCTAATGAGGGCACTGCATCCACATCTGGGATTGCATCCCAGACAGCATCTGGTGTACTGTCTGGTTCAGGTGTTCTAAATGCTAGACCAGGGAGTGCAACATCATCTGGATTACTTTCCCACATGGTTTCGACATTGAATGCTGATGTTGCCAGGGATTACCTAGAAAAGGTTGCTGATCTTCTTCTTGAGTTTGCTCAAGCAGATACAACTGTAAAAGCCCATATGTGCTCCCAAAGCTTGCTCAACCGTCTTTTCCAGATGTTCAATAAAGTAGAGCCCCCAATTCTTTTGAAG ATATTGAAGTGTATCAACCATTTGTCAACTGATCCAAACTGCTTAGAGAATCTTCAGCGTGCAGatgcaataaaatatttgatcccAAATCTTGAACTCAAAGAAGGATCTCTTGTATCTCAAATACATACTGAG GTCTTAAATGCACTATTCAATCtgtgcaaaataaataagagGAGACAGGAGCAGGCTGCTGAAAATGGAATTATTCCACACTTGATGCGGTTTATTGAATCTGATTCACCCTTGAAACAATATGCATTACCTCTACTATGTGACATGGCTCATGCATCACGAAACTCGAGGGAGCAACTAAGGGCTCACGGTGGACTGGATGTGTACTTGAGCCTTCTTGAGGACCAGGTCTGGTCAGTGATTGCATTGGATTCAATTGCTGTTTGCTTAGCTCACGACAATGACAATCGCAAAGTGGAACAAGCATTGCTAAAGAAGGATGCAGTTCAAAAACTAGTGAAGTTCTTCCAGTGCTGTCCGGAACAGCATTTCGTACACATATTGGAGCCATTCTTGAAAATTATTAC GAAATCGTCTCGAATTAACACAACATTAGCTGTGAATGGTTTGACACCATTGCTTATAGCAAGGCTGGATCATCAAGATGCTATAGCTCGTCTGAATCTTCTTAAGCTGATAAAG GCTGTTTATGAGCACCATCCACGGCCAAAGCAGCTAATTGTTGAGAACGATTTGCCTCAGAAGCTTCAGGATTTAATAGAAGAACGCAGAGATGGACAACGGTCCGGTGGCCAAGTGTTGGTGAAGCAAATGGCTACTTCGTTGTTGAAAGCACTTCATATTAACACCGTTTTGTAA
- the LOC107428142 gene encoding MAP3K epsilon protein kinase 1-like isoform X2 — MARQMTSTHFHKKTLDNKYMLGDEIGKGAYGRVYKGLDLENGDFVAIKQVSLENIAQEDLNIIMQEIDLLKNLNHKNIVKYLGSLKTKTHLHIVLEYVENGSLANIIKPNKFGPFPESLVAVYIAQVLEGLVYLHEQGVIHRDIKGANILTTKEGLVKLADFGVATKLTEADVNTHSVVGTPYWMAPEVIEMSGVCAASDIWSVGCTVIELLTCVPPYYDLQPMPALFRIVQDDHPPIPDSLSPDITDFLRQCFKKDARQRPDAKTLLSHPWIQNCRRALQSSIRNSGSIRIIQDPMDGEISNGDHQSSGGSHSAEKAELATSVINTETRKELLSTEAIDMNKSDQDQDSESNLVEERADNVEDDLRLDQVPTLAIHEKSSLQNSSGIISSDGQRVTSGQADANNREVLSNGEVKSHEPMLENGGKESSLFVGSKSFGFGKRNQDHSSQKMSATMGGNELSRFSDTPGDASLDDLFNPLDKLPEDRGMVASTSASTSHPNKGNASLTDPGKNDLATKLRATIAQKQMENENGPANGGGGNLLRLMMGVLKDDVIDIDGLVFDEKLPGENLFPLQAVEFSRLVGCLRPDGSEDVIASACQKLIAIFHQRPEQKLVFITQHGLLPLMELLEVPKTRVICSVLQIINQLIKDNTDFQENACLVGLIPVVMSFAVPDRPREIRMEAAYFLQQLCQSSPLTLQMFIACRGIPVLVGFLEADYAKYREMVHLAIDGMWQVFKLQRSTPRNDFCRIAAQNGILRRLINTLHSLNEATRLATISGSVGGGFPLEGSTQRPRSGSLDPNHPIFVQNEASLSAADQLDLTKVRHGIVDNHLSTVTSEPLHTSISNSQRVDVKQSDLLHHHLDTERPQSSNAAPEAPVTSKLPDPTSLEKVANLATKEPSATTSRTDIDHRQQRATIAGNRTSTDRPPKLMEGASNGFPTTLLTQQEHVRPLLSLLDKEPPSRHFSGQLEYVRHFSGLERHETILPLLHASNEKKTNGELDFLMAEFADVSQRGRESGNVDAAARISHKTVSKKIGPPPSNEGTASTSGIASQTASGVLSGSGVLNARPGSATSSGLLSHMVSTLNADVARDYLEKVADLLLEFAQADTTVKAHMCSQSLLNRLFQMFNKVEPPILLKILKCINHLSTDPNCLENLQRADAIKYLIPNLELKEGSLVSQIHTEVLNALFNLCKINKRRQEQAAENGIIPHLMRFIESDSPLKQYALPLLCDMAHASRNSREQLRAHGGLDVYLSLLEDQVWSVIALDSIAVCLAHDNDNRKVEQALLKKDAVQKLVKFFQCCPEQHFVHILEPFLKIITKSSRINTTLAVNGLTPLLIARLDHQDAIARLNLLKLIKAVYEHHPRPKQLIVENDLPQKLQDLIEERRDGQRSGGQVLVKQMATSLLKALHINTVL; from the exons ATGGCTCGGCAAATGACGTCGACGCACTTCCACAAGAAGACGCTCGACAACAAATAT ATGCTCGGAGATGAGATTGGCAAAGGAGCATATGGTAGAGTTTACAAGGGTTTGGATTTGGAGAATGGAGACTTTGTTGCAATTAAACAAGTTTCTTTGGAGAATATTGCACAGGAGGATCTCAATATCATCATG CAAGAGATTGATTTACTTAAG aATTTGAACCACAAAAACATTGTCAAATATCTTGGATCCTTAAAGACAAAGACTCACCTTCACATAGTTCTTGA GTATGTGGAAAATGGTTCACTTGCAAATATTATCAAGCCAAATAAGTTTGGACCTTTTCCAGAATCATTGGTTGCTGTCTACATTGCGCAG GTTTTGGAAGGCTTGGTTTATCTGCATGAACAGGGTGTAATTCATCGGGACATTAAGGGTGCAAACATATTGACAACTAAAGAG GGTCTTGTGAAACTTGCTGATTTTGGTGTTGCTACGAAATTGACCGAGGCTGATGTCAATACACATTCAGTTGTTGGAACTCCATATTGGATGGCCCCAGAg GTAATTGAAATGTCGGGGGTTTGTGCCGCTTCTGACATATGGAGTGTTGGTTGCACTGTGATTGAACTTCTTACTTGCGTGCCTCCTTACTATGATCTACAGCCCATGCCAGCTTTGTTTCGTATAGTTCAG GATGACCATCCTCCAATACCTGATAGCCTATCTCCTGACATTACTGATTTTCTGCGGCAGTGCTTTAAGAAG GATGCTAGGCAAAGGCCTGATGCAAAAACACTGCTTTCTCACCCTTGGATACAAAACTGTAGGCGGGCTTTGCAGTCTTCCATTCGAAATAGTGGATCAATAAG GATTATACAAGACCCAATGGATGGGGAAATCTCCAATGGAGATCATCAAAGTTCTGGTGGAAGCCATTCTGCAGAGAAAGCAGAATTAGCTACTTCTGTTATAAATACT GAGACTAGGAAAGAGTTATTATCAACTGAAGCCATTGATATGAACAAGTCTGATCAGGATCAAGATTCAGAGTCAAATCTTGTTGAAGAAAGGGCAGATAATGTAGAAGATGATCTTCGGTTGGATCAGGTTCCCACCTTAGCTATCCATGAAAAGTCATCTCTGCAAAATAGTTCTGGCATAATTTCTTCTGATGGTCAAAGGGTTACCTCTGGTCAAGCTGATGCAAACAACCGGGAAGTTCTGTCTAATGGTGAGGTGAAATCTCATGAGCCAATGTTGGAAAATGGAGGGAAAGAAAGTTCTTTATTTGTTGGGAGTAAATCGTTTGGTTTTGGAAAGAGAAATCAAGATCATAGTTCTCAAAAG ATGTCCGCAACCATGGGTGGAAATGAGCTGAGTAGATTTAGTGACACTCCAGGAGATGCTTCCTTGGATGATCTATTTAATCCGTTAGATAAACTTCCAGAAGATCGAGGAATGGTGGCCTCAACATCTGCATCCACATCACATCCCAACAAAGGCAATGCATCTCTAACAGATCCTGGGAAAAATGACCTTGCTACCAAGTTGAGGGCTACAATTGCTCAAAAACAAATGGAAAATGAGAATGGGCCTGCAAATGGTGGTGGCGGTAACCTGTTACGCCTTATGATGGGTGTTCTGAAAGATGATGTGATTGATATTGATGGTTTG GTCTTTGATGAGAAGTTGCCTGGAGAAAACCTGTTCCCCCTACAG GCTGTTGAGTTTAGCAGATTAGTTGGGTGTTTGAGACCAGATGGATCAGAAGATGTTATTGCATCTGCTTGTCAGAAACTTATTGCTATATTCCATCAACGCCCTGAGCAGAAACTTGTTTTTATTACCCAGCATGGTTTGCTCCCCCTAATGGAATTGCTTGAAGTCCCAAAAACTCGT GTCATTTGTTCTGTGCTTCAAATTATAAATCAGCTAATCAAAGATAATACTGATTTCCAGGAAAATGCTTGTCTTGTTGGTCTG ATCCCTGTAGTAATGAGCTTTGCGGTACCTGATCGTCCCCGGGAAATTCGTATGGAGGCAGCTTATTTTTTGCAGCAACTTTGTCAGTCAAG CCCCTTGACGTTGCAAATGTTCATAGCATGTCGTGGAATACCTGTTTTGGTTGGCTTTCTGGAGGCTGATTATGCAAAGTACAG GGAAATGGTTCATTTAGCTATCGATGGCATGTGGCAAGTCTTTAAGCTTCAGCGTTCAACCCCCAGAAATGATTTTTGTCGCATAGCTGCACAGAATGGAATACTGCGGAGGCTTATCAACACACTTCATAGCTTGAATGAAGCAACTCGATTAGCTACCATATCTGGATCTGTTGGCGGTGGATTTCCCCTTGAGGGATCAACCCAACGTCCACGATCTGGTTCACTGGATCCTAACCATCCTATTTTTGTTCAAAATGAGGCATCACTTTCAGCAGCTGATCAGCTTGATCTCACCAAGGTCAGACATGGAATAGTTGATAATCATCTTTCAACTGTAACATCAGAACCTTTGCATACTTCAATATCAAATTCGCAAAGAGTAGATGTCAAACAATCAGATTTGCTACATCATCACTTGGATACTGAAAGACCTCAATCTAGCAATGCAGCACCAGAGGCTCCGGTTACTTCAAAATTGCCAGATCCAACATCTTTAGAAAAAGTAGCTAACCTTGCAACCAAGGAACCTTCAGCTACCACTTCACGGACAGATATTGACCATAGACAGCAGCGGGCCACTATTGCTGGTAACAGGACATCCACTGATCGACCTCCAAAATTGATGGaaggtgcatcaaatggttttcctACAACACTTCTTACGCAGCAAGAGCATGTACGGCCTCTTCTTAGCTTGTTGGACAAGGAACCACCTTCTCGACATTTCTCTGGTCAGCTTGAGTATGTACGCCATTTCTCTGGTCTTGAGAGACATGAAACTATTTTGCCCCTTCTACATGCCTCAAATGAGAAAAAGACGAATGGGGAACTCGATTTCCTAATGGCAGAATTTGCTG ATGTCTCTCAACGTGGAAGAGAAAGTGGGAATGTTGATGCTGCTGCTAGAATATCTCATAAAACAGTGAGTAAGAAGATAGGACCACCGCCATCTAATGAGGGCACTGCATCCACATCTGGGATTGCATCCCAGACAGCATCTGGTGTACTGTCTGGTTCAGGTGTTCTAAATGCTAGACCAGGGAGTGCAACATCATCTGGATTACTTTCCCACATGGTTTCGACATTGAATGCTGATGTTGCCAGGGATTACCTAGAAAAGGTTGCTGATCTTCTTCTTGAGTTTGCTCAAGCAGATACAACTGTAAAAGCCCATATGTGCTCCCAAAGCTTGCTCAACCGTCTTTTCCAGATGTTCAATAAAGTAGAGCCCCCAATTCTTTTGAAG ATATTGAAGTGTATCAACCATTTGTCAACTGATCCAAACTGCTTAGAGAATCTTCAGCGTGCAGatgcaataaaatatttgatcccAAATCTTGAACTCAAAGAAGGATCTCTTGTATCTCAAATACATACTGAG GTCTTAAATGCACTATTCAATCtgtgcaaaataaataagagGAGACAGGAGCAGGCTGCTGAAAATGGAATTATTCCACACTTGATGCGGTTTATTGAATCTGATTCACCCTTGAAACAATATGCATTACCTCTACTATGTGACATGGCTCATGCATCACGAAACTCGAGGGAGCAACTAAGGGCTCACGGTGGACTGGATGTGTACTTGAGCCTTCTTGAGGACCAGGTCTGGTCAGTGATTGCATTGGATTCAATTGCTGTTTGCTTAGCTCACGACAATGACAATCGCAAAGTGGAACAAGCATTGCTAAAGAAGGATGCAGTTCAAAAACTAGTGAAGTTCTTCCAGTGCTGTCCGGAACAGCATTTCGTACACATATTGGAGCCATTCTTGAAAATTATTAC GAAATCGTCTCGAATTAACACAACATTAGCTGTGAATGGTTTGACACCATTGCTTATAGCAAGGCTGGATCATCAAGATGCTATAGCTCGTCTGAATCTTCTTAAGCTGATAAAG GCTGTTTATGAGCACCATCCACGGCCAAAGCAGCTAATTGTTGAGAACGATTTGCCTCAGAAGCTTCAGGATTTAATAGAAGAACGCAGAGATGGACAACGGTCCGGTGGCCAAGTGTTGGTGAAGCAAATGGCTACTTCGTTGTTGAAAGCACTTCATATTAACACCGTTTTGTAA
- the LOC125418654 gene encoding uncharacterized protein LOC125418654, which yields MDNLKTSTAIVILCLLFINFSSTIGDEGQQSLNNHEKAESDTKQSFSGMVRSLFSISTSSPISTSYWGKLKNHVNQAYAYFFPPNLDFRRSDQADGTGAGEAASIYGSGPGEKVKEAVSKSLETSKETVEDAAKSAARIAGETVHKTKEKMKKSMSAGKKSEQAQSEL from the exons atggaTAACCTTAAAACTTCTACAGCCATTGTGATTCTCTGTTTGCTCTTCATCAACTTTTCCTCTACTATTGGAGATGAAGGGCAACAAAGCCTGAATAACCATGAAAAAGCAGAATCAGATACTAAACAATCTTTCTCAGGTATGGTGAGAAGTTTGTTTTCCATCTCAACAAGTTCACCTATATCTACAAGCTACTGGGGGAAGCTTAAAAACCATGTAAACCAAGCTTATGCCTACTTCTTTCCTCCTAATCTTGA TTTCAGGCGGAGTGATCAAGCTGATGGAACAGGAGCTGGTGAAGCTGCCAGCATTTATGGGAGTGGACCTGGAGAGAAGGTGAAAGAGGCAGTTTCAAAAAGCTTGGAGACGAGCAAAGAAACTGTGGAAGATGCAGCCAAATCTGCAGCAAGAATAGCTGGTGAAACTGTGCACAAGACCAaggagaagatgaagaagagcaTGTCAGCTGGGAAAAAATCAGAACAAGCTCAATCTGAACTGTGa